From a region of the Corythoichthys intestinalis isolate RoL2023-P3 chromosome 7, ASM3026506v1, whole genome shotgun sequence genome:
- the LOC130919219 gene encoding N-acetyllactosaminide beta-1,3-N-acetylglucosaminyltransferase 3-like, which translates to MRKLKVRTYLLLVGLSVLMFHLLIVFNDKNICLQPSTEEEHNGIMEPANENKTFVRPMQVCEQNVTVANTSGFAALPGSIKDFLYYRHCRDFPMLLDVPHKCSGVDVFLLLVIKSSPRNYERREVLRKTWAKERMHSGVWIRRVFLSGTTSHGFEKIRLNKLLQAEQREYKDILQWDFADTFYNLTLKQVLFLEWMETNCPNARFLLNGDDDVFANTDNMMEFLRSLNDNDGRKHLFTGHLIQYVGPIRSPESKYYIPVQVQESNSYPPYCGGGGILLSGYTALVMKNMSSSITILPIDDVYMGMCLAKAGLAPSSHMGVKTAGLYIPLSNIDVFDPCFYKDMLLVHRFLPAEMYILWHRIQDRAPQC; encoded by the coding sequence ATGAGAAAGTTGAAAGTCCGAACGTACTTGCTGCTTGTCGGGCTGAGCGTCTTGATGTTCCATCTCCTGATCGTCTTTAATGACAAAAACATTTGCCTCCAACCAAGTACGGAAGAGGAGCACAATGGCATTATGGAGCCCGCCAACGAGAACAAAACTTTCGTCAGGCCAATGCAAGTTTGCGAACAAAATGTGACTGTAGCCAATACCTCTGGCTTTGCGGCTCTTCCTGGTAGCATTAAAGACTTCCTGTACTACCGCCACTGTCGCGATTTCCCCATGCTACTGGATGTCCCTCATAAATGCAGTGGAGTTGATGTTTTCCTACTATTGGTCATTAAAAGCTCTCCTAGGAACTATGAGCGCAGAGAAGTGCTTCGCAAAACCTGGGCCAAGGAGAGAATGCACAGTGGGGTTTGGATCAGAAGGGTCTTCCTCTCAGGTACGACCAGTCATGGCTTTGAAAAGATAAGGCTGAATAAACTCCTCCAAGCAGAGCAGCGTGAGTACAAAGACATCCTCCAGTGGGATTTTGCCGACACCTTCTACAACCTCACTTTGAAGCAAGTGCTTTTCCTGGAATGGATGGAAACAAACTGTCCAAACGCTCGCTTCTTGTTAAATGGTGATGATGATGTTTTTGCCAATACAGACAATATGATGGAATTCCTTCGGAGTCTCAATGACAATGACGGACGCAAACACCTTTTTACGGGTCATCTGATCCAGTACGTAGGGCCCATTAGGTCACCTGAAAGCAAGTATTACATACCCGTTCAGGTGCAGGAGTCAAACTCGTATCCACCCTACTGTGGGGGCGGGGGCATTCTCCTGTCAGGCTACACAGCTTTAGTCATGAAAAATATGTCCAGTTCCATTACCATCCTTCCCATTGATGATGTTTACATGGGAATGTGTCTGGCTAAAGCAGGGCTTGCACCTAGCTCCCACATGGGAGTGAAGACAGCAGGACTTTACATCCCGCTCAGCAATATAGATGTATTCGACCCCTGCTTCTATAAAGATATGCTACTGGTCCACAGATTCCTACCGGCTGAGATGTACATATTGTGGCATAGAATACAAGACCGAGCCCCACAATGTTGA